A DNA window from Hordeum vulgare subsp. vulgare chromosome 1H, MorexV3_pseudomolecules_assembly, whole genome shotgun sequence contains the following coding sequences:
- the LOC123424245 gene encoding transcription factor MYB61 codes for MGRHSCCYKQKLRKGLWSPEEDEKLMNHITKHGHGCWSSVPKLAGLQRCGKSCRLRWINYLRPDLKRGAFAQDEEDLIVELHAVLGNRWSQIAAQMPGRTDNEIKNLWNSSLKKKLRQKGIDPNTHKPLTEADRSGAAPTISNERTSGSSDVNPSSTGALGNFGHLLSETAQSSMLLPVYDKKRPETPSLARPKVPAKELFLEQLTAGHESPSSCRSSGPTLYFPFQQQLGYSNECGSGDGANMNSLWFNQNDFNCSTISTVMPTVSPSALSTPMGLNLPPDNHRHGGTGIGSAPFYWDGVNPSSSGSTGSSGSNSMGFEPQSTNSILENSVFPWTDIGVGQEKDTRVQLVEELKWPDLLHGTFAEATTAMQNQSQSLYDDVIKAESQFNMEGICASWFQNQQPQQQLQAASDMYDKDLQRMPLSFEHI; via the exons ATGGGGAGGCATTCGTGCTGCTACAAGCAGAAGCTGAGGAAGGGGCTCTGGTCCCCTGAGGAGGATGAGAAGCTCATGAACCACATAACCAAGCATGGCCATGGCTGCTGGAGCTCTGTCCCTAAACTTGCAG GGCTCCAAAGGTGTGGCAAGAGCTGCAGGTTGAGGTGGATAAACTACCTGAGGCCAGACCTTAAGAGAGGTGCCTTCGCTCAGGATGAGGAAGACCTCATCGTTGAACTCCATGCTGTGCTCGGGAACAG GTGGTCTCAAATTGCAGCACAGATGCCTGGGAGGACTGACAATGAGATTAAGAACCTCTGGAACTCGTCCCTCAAGAAGAAGCTGCGGCAGAAGGGCATTGACCCCAACACCCACAAGCCCCTCACCGAGGCTGATCGCAGTGGAGCAGCTCCCACCATCAGCAACGAGAGGACCTCTGGTTCCAGTGACGTCAACCCGTCAAGCACTGGTGCTCTAGGGAACTTCGGTCACCTCCTCAGCGAGACAGCCCAATCGTCAATGCTGCTGCCGGTGTATGACAAGAAGCGCCCTGAAACTCCAAGCTTGGCACGACCTAAGGTGCCAGCAAAGGAGTTGTTCCTGGAGCAGCTTACTGCTGGTCATGAGAGCCCATCAAGCTGCCGTTCATCAGGTCCAACGCTGTATTTTCCTTTCCAGCAGCAATTAGGCTACAGCAACGAGTGTGGCAGTGGAGATGGTGCAAATATGAACTCACTCTGGTTTAACCAGAATGATTTCAACTGCAGCACAATCTCCACTGTGATGCCAACAGTTTCACCATCAGCCCTCTCGACTCCGATGGGACTGAACCTCCCACCAGACAATCACCGCCATGGGGGCACTGGCATCGGCAGTGCCCCTTTCTACTGGGATGGTGTTAATCCTAGCAGCAGCGGTAGCACCGGGAGCAGCGGAAGCAACAGCATGGGGTTCGAGCCACAGAGCACGAACTCAATTCTGGAGAACAGTGTATTCCCATGGACAGATATCGGAGTTGGGCAAGAAAAAGATACCAGAGTTCAGTTAGTGGAGGAACTCAAGTGGCCTGACTTGCTTCATGGAACCTTTGCAGAGGCAACCACAGCGATGCAGAACCAGAGCCAGTCACTATACGATGATGTGATCAAAGCAGAGAGCCAGTTCAACATGGAGGGGATATGTGCTTCTTGGTTCCAGAATCAGCAGCCGCAGCAACAGCTGCAAGCAGCATCAGACATGTATGATAAAGACTTACAAAGAATGCCCTTGTCTTTTGAGCATATCTAG